A part of Chrysiogenia bacterium genomic DNA contains:
- a CDS encoding DUF1318 domain-containing protein, which translates to MKRICLGLAFGSLAYALGGCGGFSLIGTPIFVDDRTALENQVLGEYEPLEEDLLLITSLPGSAGGAAAEQAVLAKSTDPRVSDAQARLVRILQVQQYNQDDLLRYLQQGWIGEKADGYVHLFTERVAEESARTREQLERFVKEANRDRSDLIAALIVISPSLSDSDRPETERLYGKRRIGRLGAGMWYQTPQGTWARVGEKNAENAPAK; encoded by the coding sequence ATGAAACGTATATGCCTGGGACTGGCATTTGGTTCACTAGCGTATGCACTTGGAGGTTGTGGAGGGTTCAGCCTGATCGGCACCCCGATCTTTGTAGACGATCGCACTGCGCTCGAAAATCAGGTGCTCGGTGAATACGAGCCCCTGGAGGAAGACCTGCTGCTGATTACTTCGTTGCCGGGCAGCGCCGGCGGTGCGGCGGCCGAGCAGGCCGTGCTCGCAAAGAGCACCGATCCGCGTGTAAGCGATGCGCAGGCCCGGCTCGTGCGCATCCTGCAGGTCCAGCAATACAACCAGGATGACTTGCTCCGCTACCTCCAGCAGGGCTGGATCGGCGAAAAAGCTGATGGCTACGTCCACCTCTTTACCGAACGTGTCGCGGAGGAGAGCGCGCGCACGCGCGAGCAGCTCGAGCGCTTCGTCAAGGAAGCCAACCGCGATCGCTCGGACCTGATCGCCGCGCTCATTGTGATTTCTCCCTCGCTTTCGGATTCCGACCGCCCGGAGACCGAGCGCCTCTACGGCAAGCGGCGCATTGGGCGTCTTGGCGCCGGCATGTGGTACCAGACCCCTCAGGGAACCTGGGCGCGGGTCGGTGAAAAGAACGCGGAGAACGCACCCGCCAAATGA